A genome region from Micromonospora inyonensis includes the following:
- the paaE gene encoding 1,2-phenylacetyl-CoA epoxidase subunit PaaE: MTVTITRPVRRRPVFHPLPVAAVDRLTDDAVAITFAVPGELRDTFAFRAGQHLTVRLPDGGADDADVRRSYSICSTPDDLARHGRLRIGVREVPGGAFSTFACGALRSGDTVEVLPPLGHFTTAFAPDRVRHYGAVVAGSGITPVLALVATALAVEPASTFTLVYGNRTANTVMFAEELADLKDRHPTRLHLVHVLSREQGESPLLSGRVDADRLGRLLDSIVPGAVIDEWFLCGPYGMVVDAKAVLADRGVPASAVHTELFHVDAPPEPPRRAVDAPGTGAEVTILLDGRASTFTMGREQRVLDAALKVRGELPYACKGGVCSTCRAKVVSGEVSMARNYALEPDEVAAGYILTCQSSPTTDQVVIDYDA, translated from the coding sequence GTGACTGTCACGATCACCCGCCCGGTCCGTCGCCGGCCGGTTTTCCACCCGCTGCCGGTCGCCGCCGTCGACCGGCTCACCGACGACGCAGTGGCGATCACCTTCGCGGTGCCCGGGGAACTGCGGGACACCTTCGCGTTCCGCGCCGGCCAGCACCTCACCGTGCGGCTGCCCGACGGCGGGGCCGACGACGCCGACGTGCGCCGGTCGTACTCGATCTGCTCGACCCCGGACGACCTGGCCCGGCACGGGCGGCTGCGGATCGGGGTGCGCGAGGTCCCCGGCGGGGCGTTCTCCACCTTCGCCTGCGGCGCGCTGCGCTCCGGCGACACCGTCGAGGTGCTGCCGCCGCTCGGGCACTTCACCACGGCGTTCGCGCCGGACCGGGTCCGCCACTACGGCGCGGTGGTGGCCGGGTCGGGGATCACCCCGGTCCTCGCGCTGGTCGCGACCGCGCTGGCCGTCGAACCGGCCAGCACGTTCACCCTGGTGTACGGCAACCGCACGGCGAACACCGTGATGTTCGCCGAGGAGCTGGCCGACCTGAAGGACCGTCACCCCACCCGGCTGCACTTGGTGCACGTGCTCTCCCGGGAGCAGGGCGAGTCGCCCCTGCTCTCCGGGCGGGTCGACGCCGACCGGCTCGGCCGGCTACTCGACAGCATCGTGCCTGGCGCGGTGATCGACGAGTGGTTCCTCTGCGGCCCGTACGGCATGGTGGTCGACGCGAAGGCGGTCCTGGCCGACCGGGGCGTCCCGGCGTCGGCGGTGCACACCGAGCTGTTCCACGTGGACGCACCACCGGAGCCGCCACGCCGGGCGGTCGACGCGCCGGGGACCGGTGCCGAGGTCACCATCCTGTTGGACGGCCGGGCGTCGACCTTCACCATGGGACGCGAGCAGCGGGTGCTCGACGCCGCCCTGAAGGTGCGGGGCGAACTGCCGTACGCCTGCAAGGGCGGGGTCTGCTCGACGTGCCGGGCGAAGGTCGTCTCCGGTGAGGTGTCGATGGCCCGCAACTACGCCCTCGAACCGGACGAGGTGGCCGCCGGGTACATCCTGACCTGCCAGTCGTCCCCGACCACCGACCAGGTCGTCATCGACTACGACGCCTGA
- a CDS encoding helix-turn-helix domain-containing protein — translation MWRAGMSTREIAPRLVVPVRTVENHLYRINTRLGISSRAELADVLGDYRDRPDRVGDEGTSELSGPAG, via the coding sequence TTGTGGAGAGCGGGCATGTCCACCCGAGAGATCGCGCCCCGGCTGGTCGTGCCGGTGCGCACCGTCGAGAACCACCTTTACAGGATCAACACCAGACTGGGAATCAGCAGCCGGGCGGAACTCGCCGACGTGCTGGGCGACTACCGGGATCGCCCGGATCGCGTGGGCGACGAGGGTACGTCGGAGCTGTCCGGTCCAGCGGGTTGA
- a CDS encoding NADH-quinone oxidoreductase subunit A, with protein MTLSPYAPIIGLFALAAGFALFSIASARLAGPRRYNKAKLEAYECGIEPSPQPVGGGRFPIKFYLTAMLFIVFDIEIIFLYPWAVSFDALPIFGFVEMVLFIVAVFVAYAYVWRRGGLDWD; from the coding sequence ATGACGCTCTCGCCTTACGCACCCATCATCGGGCTGTTCGCCCTCGCTGCGGGGTTCGCGCTCTTCTCGATCGCGTCCGCACGCCTCGCCGGCCCGCGCCGCTACAACAAGGCCAAGCTCGAGGCGTACGAGTGCGGCATCGAGCCGAGCCCGCAGCCGGTCGGCGGTGGCCGGTTCCCGATCAAGTTCTATCTGACGGCGATGCTCTTCATCGTCTTCGACATCGAGATCATCTTCCTCTACCCCTGGGCGGTTTCGTTCGACGCCCTGCCGATCTTCGGCTTCGTGGAGATGGTCCTGTTCATCGTCGCGGTCTTCGTCGCGTACGCCTACGTGTGGCGGCGCGGCGGCCTGGACTGGGACTGA
- a CDS encoding ATP-grasp domain-containing protein yields the protein MTPATTWTAGDARAAFDRARAELGDGPAVLRDYCKSMKHHWAEAAFIPDLDDPEAAWAVARRFRELREDDFVGGFVLRRFERFTSAEVRTWWLGGRCVLVGPHPDTPDRPPVADPDLATVAPLVAALALPFVTVDLAPRYDGVWRVIELGDGQVSDRPATVDPARLLTPLLTPPPSPLPLPPLRRSWIRGA from the coding sequence GTGACCCCCGCGACGACCTGGACCGCAGGCGACGCGCGTGCGGCCTTCGACCGGGCCCGCGCCGAGCTGGGCGACGGCCCGGCGGTGCTCCGTGACTACTGCAAGTCGATGAAGCACCACTGGGCCGAGGCGGCGTTCATCCCCGACCTGGACGACCCCGAGGCCGCCTGGGCGGTGGCCCGCCGGTTCCGCGAGCTGCGCGAGGACGACTTCGTCGGCGGGTTCGTACTGCGCCGCTTCGAGCGGTTCACCTCGGCGGAGGTCCGGACCTGGTGGCTGGGCGGTCGGTGCGTACTGGTCGGCCCGCACCCGGACACCCCGGACCGACCACCCGTCGCCGACCCCGACCTGGCCACTGTCGCGCCGCTCGTCGCCGCGCTGGCGCTGCCGTTCGTCACGGTCGATCTGGCACCACGCTACGACGGGGTCTGGCGGGTAATCGAGCTGGGCGACGGTCAGGTCAGCGACCGGCCCGCCACCGTCGACCCGGCCCGCCTCCTCACCCCGCTCCTCACCCCACCCCCCTCCCCCCTCCCCCTCCCCCCACTCCGTCGATCATGGATTCGTGGCGCCTGA
- the paaB gene encoding 1,2-phenylacetyl-CoA epoxidase subunit PaaB: MSQELSPLWEVFVRARRGLSHTHVGSLHAPDAELALRNARDLYTRRQEGVSIWVVPAGAITASSPDEKDAFFDPAADKVYRHPTFYEVPDGVAHL; encoded by the coding sequence ATGAGTCAGGAACTGTCCCCGCTGTGGGAGGTGTTCGTGCGCGCCCGGCGCGGCCTGTCGCACACGCACGTCGGCAGCCTCCACGCCCCCGACGCCGAGCTGGCCCTGCGTAACGCCCGGGACCTCTACACCCGTCGCCAGGAGGGGGTCTCGATCTGGGTGGTTCCGGCCGGTGCGATCACCGCGTCCAGCCCGGACGAGAAGGACGCCTTCTTCGACCCGGCCGCCGACAAGGTCTACCGCCACCCCACGTTCTACGAGGTGCCGGATGGAGTGGCCCACCTGTGA
- the paaD gene encoding 1,2-phenylacetyl-CoA epoxidase subunit PaaD, which produces MRAAQRFPAAAERKAAPSDARAAVAAVVDPEIRVVTIDELGILRSVDEDPATGQVVVTITPTYTGCPAMDVIRADIRRALTAAGHADAEVRTVLSPAWSTDWISDAGRAKLAAAGIAPPAPVRADGPVPLALTVRCPRCGSPETEQVSPFGSTACKGLWRCRSCLEPFDHLKAL; this is translated from the coding sequence ATACGTGCAGCGCAGCGGTTCCCCGCAGCCGCGGAACGGAAGGCGGCACCGTCGGACGCCAGGGCGGCCGTGGCAGCGGTGGTGGACCCGGAGATCCGGGTGGTCACCATCGACGAGCTGGGCATCCTGCGGTCGGTCGACGAGGACCCGGCCACCGGTCAGGTCGTCGTGACGATCACCCCCACCTACACCGGCTGTCCAGCGATGGACGTGATCCGTGCCGACATCCGCCGGGCGCTCACCGCCGCCGGCCACGCCGACGCGGAGGTCCGTACCGTCCTCAGCCCGGCCTGGAGCACCGACTGGATCTCCGACGCGGGTCGGGCCAAGCTCGCCGCCGCCGGCATCGCCCCGCCGGCCCCGGTCCGGGCCGACGGTCCCGTGCCGCTGGCCCTGACGGTCCGCTGCCCACGGTGCGGGTCACCGGAGACCGAGCAGGTCAGCCCGTTCGGCTCCACCGCCTGCAAGGGGTTGTGGCGCTGCCGGTCCTGTCTGGAACCCTTCGACCACCTGAAGGCGCTGTGA
- a CDS encoding type IV toxin-antitoxin system AbiEi family antitoxin domain-containing protein, translated as MADDLYRYPELRSAGNTRGAVRHAVEAGRLRRVTRGIYTGSNREPGEQLRAMLMRLPAGAVVGFHTGAHLHGFGDVSQDDLHVIVPAGSVVPKITGVVVHEVVLPVPDPVMVSGVPVAPAARCAIDLARTLRRIEALPILDLALRSGACRLGDLEREVRRHDRLRGVRQARQLVPLADARSECRQESQLRLVLVDGGLPPPEPQIWISDEWRRRTFRLDLGYRAHQVGVEYDGGSHLTRERLRSDRARMNWLSARGWTMRYFTDRDLYLRPDHIVREVRQTLLLADATHHRRWGPDRRWSTGQAS; from the coding sequence GTGGCCGATGACCTGTATCGCTATCCGGAGTTGCGCTCCGCCGGCAACACCCGCGGTGCCGTGCGGCACGCTGTCGAGGCCGGACGCCTTCGCCGGGTGACCCGGGGGATCTACACCGGCTCGAACCGCGAGCCTGGCGAGCAGTTGCGGGCCATGCTCATGCGGCTGCCGGCCGGGGCGGTGGTCGGTTTCCACACCGGAGCCCACCTACACGGGTTCGGTGACGTGTCGCAGGATGACCTGCACGTGATCGTGCCGGCCGGGTCGGTCGTCCCGAAAATCACCGGGGTGGTCGTTCACGAGGTGGTGCTGCCGGTACCCGATCCGGTGATGGTCTCCGGCGTACCGGTCGCCCCGGCCGCCCGCTGCGCCATCGACCTGGCCCGCACGCTACGGCGGATCGAGGCTCTGCCCATCCTCGATCTTGCGCTGCGATCCGGCGCTTGCCGGCTGGGTGACCTTGAGCGGGAAGTGAGGCGACACGACCGGTTGCGCGGCGTGCGTCAGGCCCGACAACTCGTACCCCTGGCGGACGCCAGGTCGGAGTGCCGGCAGGAGAGCCAGCTACGTCTCGTGCTCGTCGACGGCGGCCTGCCTCCCCCCGAGCCGCAGATCTGGATCAGCGACGAGTGGCGACGCCGGACCTTCCGGCTCGACCTGGGCTACCGCGCCCACCAGGTCGGCGTCGAGTACGACGGCGGGTCCCACCTGACCCGCGAGCGCCTCCGGAGCGACCGCGCCAGGATGAACTGGCTGTCGGCCCGTGGCTGGACCATGCGCTACTTCACCGATCGGGACCTCTACCTCCGCCCGGATCACATAGTCCGAGAGGTCCGCCAAACCCTCTTGCTAGCCGACGCGACCCACCACCGGCGCTGGGGACCGGACCGGCGGTGGTCGACCGGTCAGGCGTCGTAG
- the mqnC gene encoding cyclic dehypoxanthinyl futalosine synthase, which translates to MSVSREIDDILQRGADGGRITPEEALLLYTEAPFHALGEAADAVRRRRYPDNIVTYLIDRNINYTNVCVTACKFCAFYRAPKHREGWTHPTEEILRRCGEAVDLGATQVMLQGGHHPDYGVEYYEELFSSVKKAFPQLAIHSIGPSEILHMAKVSGVSLDEAIARIKAAGLDSIAGAGAEMLPERPRRAIAPLKESGERWLEVMELAHRQGVESTATMMMGTGETVAERIEHLRMIRDVQDRTQGFRAFIPWTYQPENNHLKGRTQATTLEYLRLVAVARLFFETVPHLQASWLTTGKDVGQLALHMGVDDLGSIMLEENVISSAGARHRSNLHELIGMIRSADRIPAQRDTLYRRLTIHHTPADDPTDDRVVSHFSSIAIAGGGVGRPLPLVDAQ; encoded by the coding sequence GTGAGTGTGAGCCGGGAGATCGACGACATCCTGCAGCGCGGCGCGGACGGCGGGCGGATCACGCCCGAGGAGGCGCTGCTGCTCTACACCGAGGCGCCCTTCCATGCCCTCGGCGAGGCGGCCGACGCGGTACGGCGGCGGCGGTACCCGGACAACATCGTCACGTACCTGATCGACCGCAACATCAACTACACCAACGTCTGTGTCACCGCGTGCAAGTTCTGCGCCTTCTACCGCGCGCCGAAGCACCGCGAGGGGTGGACCCACCCGACCGAGGAGATCCTGCGCCGTTGCGGCGAGGCGGTCGACCTGGGCGCGACGCAGGTGATGCTTCAGGGCGGCCACCACCCCGACTACGGCGTCGAGTACTACGAGGAGCTGTTCTCCTCGGTGAAGAAGGCGTTCCCGCAGCTCGCCATCCACTCGATCGGGCCGAGCGAGATCCTGCACATGGCGAAGGTCTCGGGGGTGAGCCTGGACGAGGCGATCGCCCGGATCAAGGCCGCCGGGCTGGACTCGATCGCCGGGGCCGGGGCGGAGATGCTCCCGGAGCGACCCCGCAGGGCGATCGCGCCGTTGAAGGAGTCGGGCGAGCGCTGGCTGGAGGTCATGGAGCTGGCGCACCGGCAGGGGGTCGAGTCGACCGCCACCATGATGATGGGCACCGGCGAGACCGTCGCCGAGCGGATCGAGCACCTGCGGATGATCCGCGACGTCCAGGACCGGACGCAGGGCTTCCGTGCCTTCATCCCGTGGACGTACCAGCCGGAGAACAACCACCTGAAGGGGCGCACCCAGGCGACGACCCTGGAGTACCTGCGCCTGGTCGCGGTGGCCCGGCTCTTCTTCGAGACCGTGCCGCACCTCCAGGCGTCCTGGTTGACCACCGGCAAGGATGTCGGCCAGCTGGCCCTGCACATGGGGGTGGACGACCTCGGCTCGATCATGCTGGAGGAGAACGTCATCTCCTCGGCCGGCGCGCGACACCGGTCCAACCTGCACGAGCTGATCGGGATGATCCGGTCGGCCGACCGGATCCCGGCGCAGCGGGACACCCTCTACCGTCGGTTGACCATTCATCACACTCCGGCGGACGACCCGACCGACGACCGCGTCGTGTCGCATTTCTCGTCGATCGCCATTGCGGGGGGCGGGGTCGGCCGTCCGCTTCCTCTGGTTGATGCCCAGTGA
- a CDS encoding geranylgeranyl reductase family protein: MTAVEHDADVIVVGAGPGGSATAYHLARHGVRVLLLEKTEFPREKVCGDGLTPRAVRQLIRMGVDTSPEAGWLQNKGLRVIGGGLRLELDWPDLASFPNYGLVRTRLDFDDLLARRAVAAGAELRTGVNVMGPVLDPTGRVTGVEAEVGPDKTPATFHAPLVVAADGVSGRFPLALGLAKREDRPIGVAVRRYYRCPAKHDDNYLESWLELRSKGSDALLPGYGWIFGLGDGRVNVGLGVLNSSSAFGKTNYRRLLTDWLANTPADWGMTDESNADGPILGAALPMGFNRVPHYTRGVLLVGDSGGMVNPFNGEGIAYAMESGELAAEIAVQALARPAGAERERALTAYPTELKARFGGYYRLGGIFVKLIGRPEIMRIATKHGMPHPMLMRFVLKLLANLTDPRGGDAMDRVINAMTKVAPAV; the protein is encoded by the coding sequence ATGACGGCGGTGGAACACGACGCCGACGTGATCGTCGTGGGCGCCGGTCCAGGCGGCTCGGCGACCGCGTACCACCTGGCGCGGCACGGGGTCCGGGTGCTGCTGCTCGAGAAGACCGAGTTTCCCCGCGAGAAGGTCTGCGGTGACGGACTGACGCCGCGCGCGGTCCGGCAGCTCATCCGGATGGGCGTGGACACCTCGCCGGAGGCCGGCTGGCTCCAGAACAAGGGCCTGCGGGTGATCGGTGGTGGCCTGCGGCTGGAGCTGGACTGGCCCGACCTCGCCAGCTTCCCCAACTACGGTCTCGTGCGCACCCGGCTGGACTTCGACGACCTGCTCGCCCGGCGTGCCGTCGCGGCCGGCGCCGAGCTGCGCACCGGCGTGAACGTCATGGGCCCGGTGCTCGACCCCACCGGCCGGGTCACCGGCGTCGAGGCCGAGGTCGGCCCGGACAAGACCCCGGCCACCTTCCACGCCCCGCTGGTGGTCGCCGCCGACGGCGTCTCCGGCCGGTTCCCCCTCGCGCTCGGCCTGGCCAAGCGGGAGGACCGTCCGATCGGCGTGGCGGTCCGGCGGTACTACCGGTGCCCGGCCAAGCACGACGACAACTACCTCGAGTCCTGGCTCGAACTGCGGAGCAAGGGCAGCGACGCGTTGCTGCCCGGGTACGGCTGGATCTTCGGCCTCGGTGACGGCCGGGTCAACGTGGGCTTGGGCGTGCTCAACTCCTCCTCCGCGTTCGGTAAGACGAACTACCGGCGACTGCTCACCGACTGGCTGGCCAACACCCCGGCAGACTGGGGCATGACCGACGAGTCGAACGCCGACGGTCCGATCCTCGGCGCGGCGCTGCCGATGGGTTTCAACCGGGTGCCGCACTACACCCGGGGTGTGTTGCTGGTCGGCGACTCCGGCGGAATGGTCAACCCCTTCAACGGCGAGGGCATCGCGTACGCGATGGAGTCCGGCGAACTGGCCGCGGAGATCGCGGTGCAGGCGCTGGCCCGTCCGGCGGGCGCGGAGCGCGAGCGGGCGCTGACGGCGTACCCGACCGAGCTGAAGGCGCGGTTCGGTGGGTACTACCGGCTCGGCGGGATCTTCGTGAAGCTGATCGGCCGACCGGAGATCATGCGGATCGCCACCAAGCACGGCATGCCGCACCCGATGCTCATGCGCTTCGTGCTGAAACTGCTGGCCAACCTGACCGACCCGCGCGGCGGGGACGCGATGGACCGGGTCATCAACGCGATGACGAAGGTGGCTCCAGCGGTCTAG
- the paaC gene encoding 1,2-phenylacetyl-CoA epoxidase subunit PaaC, translated as MNRDLHEFALRLGDDALVAAQRLAEWTTRAPEMEEDVALANIALDQLGAARLLLTYAGELEGAGRDEDALAFLRDDREFRNCLLVELPNGDFAVTMAKLLLLAAYQLPLYTALAGCADERLAAIGAKTRKESAYHLDHAALWVRRLGDGTEESHRRMQAAVDEIWPYTHELFAADELTARLDAAGLAAAPSTLRDRWRETVEPVLADATLTRPADGWGPSGGRDGVHTEHLSYLLAEMQVLHRAHPGAKW; from the coding sequence GTGAACCGCGACCTGCACGAGTTCGCCCTCCGGCTCGGCGACGACGCCCTGGTCGCCGCCCAGCGCCTCGCCGAGTGGACCACCCGGGCGCCGGAGATGGAGGAGGACGTCGCGCTGGCCAACATCGCCCTCGACCAGCTCGGCGCGGCGCGGCTGCTGCTGACCTACGCCGGTGAGCTGGAGGGGGCCGGGCGGGACGAGGACGCGCTGGCGTTCCTCCGCGACGACCGGGAGTTCCGCAACTGCCTCCTGGTCGAACTGCCCAACGGCGACTTCGCGGTGACCATGGCGAAGCTGCTCCTCCTCGCCGCCTACCAGCTCCCGCTCTACACCGCCTTGGCCGGATGCGCCGACGAACGGCTCGCCGCGATCGGCGCGAAGACCCGCAAGGAGTCCGCGTACCACCTCGACCACGCCGCGCTCTGGGTGCGGCGGCTCGGTGACGGCACCGAGGAGTCGCACCGCCGGATGCAGGCGGCCGTGGACGAGATCTGGCCGTACACCCACGAGCTGTTCGCCGCCGACGAGCTGACCGCCCGGCTGGACGCGGCCGGGCTGGCCGCCGCCCCGTCGACCCTGCGCGACCGGTGGCGGGAGACCGTGGAGCCGGTGCTCGCCGACGCGACGCTGACCCGCCCGGCCGACGGCTGGGGCCCCTCCGGCGGTCGCGACGGCGTGCACACCGAGCACCTGTCGTACCTGCTCGCCGAGATGCAGGTGCTGCACCGCGCACACCCGGGGGCGAAGTGGTGA
- the paaA gene encoding 1,2-phenylacetyl-CoA epoxidase subunit PaaA, producing MCGNDFANPDEAPGGGLLDQVEAAEAALREAAARGRPDGVPPGTDLEAYFAEVIAADQKIEPRDWMPEAYRKTLIRQIAQHAHSEIIGMQPEGNWISRAPSLKRKAILLAKVQDEAGHGLYLYSAAETLGASRDELVEMLVSGRQKYSSIFNYPTLTWADVGAIGWLVDGAAIVNQVPLCRCSYGPYARAMIRVCKEESFHQRQGYEILHTIAHGTPAQKAMAQDAVNRWWYPSLAMFGPPDGDSTHSAQSMAWKIKRFSNDELRQRFVDMCVQQAEILGLTLPDDGLRWNEQRQAYDFTQPDYAELMRVIKGEGPCNRQRIEHRRRAHSDGAWVREAATAYAAKQAERKKERVAA from the coding sequence GTGTGCGGCAACGACTTCGCGAACCCGGACGAGGCCCCCGGCGGGGGCCTGCTCGATCAGGTCGAGGCGGCGGAGGCGGCCCTGCGGGAGGCTGCCGCCCGGGGGCGTCCCGACGGTGTCCCACCCGGCACCGACCTGGAGGCGTACTTCGCCGAGGTGATCGCGGCCGACCAGAAGATCGAGCCCCGCGACTGGATGCCCGAGGCGTACCGGAAGACGCTGATCCGGCAGATCGCCCAGCACGCCCACTCCGAGATCATCGGCATGCAGCCGGAGGGGAACTGGATCAGCCGGGCCCCGTCGCTCAAGCGCAAGGCGATCCTGCTGGCCAAGGTGCAGGACGAGGCGGGGCACGGGCTCTACCTCTACTCCGCCGCCGAGACCCTCGGGGCCAGCCGCGACGAACTGGTCGAGATGCTCGTCTCCGGCCGGCAGAAGTACAGCTCGATCTTCAACTACCCGACCCTGACCTGGGCCGACGTCGGCGCGATCGGCTGGCTGGTGGACGGCGCCGCGATCGTCAACCAGGTGCCGCTGTGCCGCTGCTCGTACGGCCCGTACGCGCGGGCGATGATCCGGGTCTGCAAGGAGGAGTCCTTCCACCAGCGGCAGGGCTACGAGATCCTGCACACCATCGCGCACGGCACGCCCGCCCAGAAGGCGATGGCCCAGGACGCCGTCAACCGCTGGTGGTACCCGTCCCTGGCCATGTTCGGCCCGCCGGACGGCGACTCCACCCACTCCGCGCAGTCCATGGCCTGGAAGATCAAGCGCTTCTCCAACGACGAGCTGCGCCAGCGCTTCGTCGACATGTGCGTGCAGCAGGCCGAGATCCTCGGCCTGACCCTGCCCGACGACGGCCTGCGCTGGAACGAGCAGCGGCAGGCGTACGACTTCACCCAGCCCGACTACGCCGAACTGATGCGGGTCATCAAGGGCGAGGGACCGTGCAACCGGCAGCGGATCGAACACCGCCGCCGCGCCCACAGCGACGGGGCCTGGGTGCGCGAGGCCGCCACGGCATACGCGGCCAAGCAGGCGGAGCGGAAGAAGGAGCGGGTCGCCGCATGA
- a CDS encoding demethylmenaquinone methyltransferase produces MSRTPQGHRASLDKQPHEVAAMFDGVAARYDLTNTVLSFGQDRGWRRATRAALALEPGERVLDVGAGTGVSTEELARSGAYAVGADLSLGMLAAGRRVRPEVPLLAGDALRLPFADATFDAVTISFALRNVSDPDAALGELARVTRPGGRLVVCEFSTPVNPAFRTLYLSYLMRSLPAVARTVSSNPDAYVYLAESIRAWPDQPALAARIGAAGWGRVAWRNLTGGIAALHRAVRS; encoded by the coding sequence GTGAGCCGTACCCCGCAGGGCCACCGCGCCAGCCTGGACAAGCAGCCGCACGAGGTCGCCGCGATGTTCGACGGCGTGGCCGCCCGTTACGACCTGACCAACACCGTGCTCTCCTTCGGCCAGGATCGGGGGTGGCGGCGGGCGACCCGGGCCGCGCTGGCGCTGGAGCCCGGCGAACGGGTGCTGGACGTGGGTGCCGGCACCGGGGTGTCCACCGAGGAACTGGCCCGCAGTGGGGCCTACGCCGTCGGTGCCGACCTGAGCCTGGGCATGCTCGCCGCCGGTCGGCGGGTGCGGCCGGAGGTGCCGCTGCTCGCCGGGGACGCGCTGCGCCTCCCCTTCGCCGACGCCACCTTCGACGCGGTGACCATCTCCTTCGCCCTGCGCAACGTGTCGGATCCGGACGCGGCCCTGGGTGAACTGGCCCGGGTCACCCGGCCCGGCGGCCGGCTGGTGGTCTGCGAGTTCAGCACCCCCGTCAACCCCGCGTTCCGCACGCTCTACCTGTCGTACCTGATGCGGTCCCTGCCGGCGGTGGCCCGGACGGTCTCCAGCAACCCGGACGCCTACGTCTACCTGGCCGAGTCGATCCGGGCCTGGCCCGACCAGCCGGCACTGGCCGCGCGGATCGGTGCTGCGGGGTGGGGCCGCGTGGCGTGGCGCAACCTGACCGGCGGCATCGCGGCGCTGCACCGGGCGGTTCGCAGCTAA
- a CDS encoding LPXTG cell wall anchor domain-containing protein: MIFRNRALTRVGAAALLASGVFTALGVPARAAGTETDLSLDVVGTRVAAGTAGKVAFAKVTNNGKNTPSALSINADLSKLDTNKAVPVPAMSDCDLDVAGWTCDVPAELVPGPGETTEIPVVLFKQDDIEGTYKASVTFTITSTDDTDASNNSRTATIELTDESGPDLLVLAGDVKQAVKVGEGGELSIVGDLHAGQTGMLQYFVVNQGDQATAGLTVTVKLPKGVTFPEVEPDCEYDAAKTEAVCTYRQLPLVPADEDTGGNDDVISGGDFFHLLSVGADVKAGSLTGGSVTVEPIVAKSALRGTAREATKLPENMTGIRATDVDASDNTDGYAVVVAAKGGSGGGDGGSLPVTGPQAGLIGGIGGAVLLAGGAMFLAARRRRVVLVTPSDEKSTV, translated from the coding sequence ATGATCTTCCGTAACCGAGCGCTCACGCGGGTCGGCGCTGCCGCGCTCCTGGCCTCCGGCGTGTTCACCGCGCTCGGCGTTCCGGCCCGGGCCGCCGGCACCGAGACCGACCTCTCCCTGGACGTCGTCGGCACCCGGGTTGCCGCCGGTACCGCCGGGAAGGTGGCCTTCGCCAAGGTCACCAACAACGGCAAGAACACCCCGAGCGCCCTCTCGATCAACGCGGACCTGTCGAAGCTGGACACCAACAAGGCCGTCCCCGTCCCCGCGATGTCCGACTGCGACCTGGACGTCGCCGGCTGGACCTGCGACGTCCCGGCAGAGCTGGTGCCGGGTCCGGGCGAGACGACCGAGATCCCGGTGGTGCTCTTCAAGCAGGACGACATCGAGGGCACGTACAAGGCGTCGGTCACCTTCACCATCACGTCCACCGACGACACCGACGCCAGCAACAACAGCAGGACCGCCACGATCGAGCTCACCGACGAGAGCGGCCCGGACCTGCTCGTGCTCGCCGGTGACGTCAAGCAGGCGGTCAAGGTCGGCGAGGGTGGCGAACTCAGCATCGTCGGCGACCTGCACGCCGGCCAGACCGGGATGCTCCAGTACTTCGTGGTCAACCAGGGCGACCAGGCGACCGCAGGTCTCACCGTCACGGTCAAGCTCCCCAAGGGTGTGACCTTCCCCGAGGTGGAGCCGGATTGCGAGTACGACGCGGCAAAGACCGAGGCCGTCTGCACCTACCGTCAGCTCCCGTTGGTCCCGGCGGACGAGGACACCGGCGGGAACGACGACGTCATCTCCGGCGGTGACTTCTTCCACCTGCTCTCGGTCGGCGCGGACGTCAAGGCCGGCAGCCTCACCGGCGGCAGCGTGACCGTCGAGCCGATCGTGGCGAAGAGCGCCCTGCGGGGCACCGCCCGGGAGGCCACCAAGTTGCCGGAGAACATGACCGGCATCCGGGCCACCGACGTGGACGCGAGTGACAACACCGACGGCTACGCGGTCGTCGTCGCCGCCAAGGGCGGTTCCGGTGGCGGCGACGGGGGCAGCCTGCCGGTGACCGGTCCGCAGGCGGGCCTGATCGGCGGTATCGGCGGCGCGGTCCTGCTCGCCGGTGGCGCCATGTTCCTGGCCGCCCGTCGTCGCCGGGTGGTCCTGGTGACCCCGAGCGACGAGAAGTCGACCGTCTGA